One window of the Melanotaenia boesemani isolate fMelBoe1 chromosome 14, fMelBoe1.pri, whole genome shotgun sequence genome contains the following:
- the mydgf gene encoding myeloid-derived growth factor — protein MASQKIFYVVKMIFLFLCVLISVCDLAEVSPEQSKTVEFNVKPGGVLHTFTEGIKEYECSFTYASQGGTNEQWLMSVGLSVDDRLFSCSVWRPQGKSYLFFTQFKAELKGVKIEYANAFSQAAAGGQNDIPLKPEEFTVGESTVTHNDGKFSAQLSKLIIIGRTRHDEL, from the exons ATGGCTTCTCAGAAAATCTTCTATGTAGTCAAaatgatttttctatttttatgcgTTTTGATTTCAGTGTGTGACCTGGCTGAAGTTTCGCCTGAACAGTCAAAGACGGTGGAGTTCAACGTGAAGCCGGGAGGAGTGCTGCACACTTTCACTGAGGGAATT AAGGAGTACGAGTGCTCATTCACTTACGCCTCACAAGGGGGAACCAATGAG CAATGGCTAATGAGTGTGGGCTTGAGTGTTGATGACAGGCTGTTCTCTTGCTCTGTGTGGAG GCCTCAGGGGAAATCATACCTGTTTTTCACTCAGTTCAAAGCAGAGCTGAAGGGAGTCAAAATTGAATATGCCAACGCGTTT tcacaggcagcagcaggaggacagAATGACATACCTTTGAAGCCAGAGGAATTTACTGTAGGAGAATCAACAG TGACCCACAACGATGGAAAGTTCAGCGCTCAGCTCTCTAAACTGATCATCATTGGACGTACACGACATGATGAGCTGTAA